One window from the genome of Thermaerobacter marianensis DSM 12885 encodes:
- the hisD gene encoding histidinol dehydrogenase, translating to MRRLTPSELVAELDRRQPFSPEIRAAAEAIVDDVRRRGDEALLEYTRRWDAPHLTRDELALPPEAPAQALAALPASLREALETAAARIAAYHRRFVPESTAWTDAAGNRLGRLVQPLDRVGIYVPGGRAAYPSTVLMTAIPARLAGVGEIVLATPPRPDGSIPPVVLAAAALAGVHRVIRAGGAQAVAALAYGTATVPAVDKIVGPGNAYVTAAKAAVAHRVGIDSLAGPSEIVVVADDSAHPAWVAADLLAQAEHDPLAVVGCLSPVPELLDAVAAELDRRLEAAPRAAIAAAALERGFLVATASLAEAIDLASRLAPEHLSLQVRDPEAWLRRVRAAGAVFLGPFAPVAAGDYAAGTNHVLPTGGAARFQGALSPEAFVRCIPFFAGSREGVAAWAPAARVLAEAEGLPAHAASIRLREGDEPGAREAPAGTASRPQGAPGPAAVRLPEPQDAAVAPPAEPGTPKGARAGGAAIRPQEGAAPAGAPGYTVADSPAPVKLDANEAEPWPAELREALVAEMGRILAGDGPAPHRYPARALRQAVTAQLAAYARVPEEAVVLGNGSDELVQAVLGTLGRHCTAAVAPSPTFGYYATAAAAAGVPYRPVPVPPERAVTLDDLVPVLDGLPGEKLVFLCRPNNPTGLSCDADVVWGLLQRGDTWLVVDEAYAEFAGESVLDAWTVAPGPDGPATAGSAPRSCRDDGGQARGHGVHGDSSHGEPRLERLVILRTLSKAFALAGARVGYAVAAPAVASRLRRWLQPYNVNTFSLVAARVALEHREVFRRRAEATRRRRDRLFAALGRVPGITPLPSRGNFLLFRVEPAGAARRLQQELAQRGIAVRAFPWEPSLDGYLRVTVGTEEENQAFLTALAELQGGGQGTPAPRAAQPGGTGAGARDAGPGREPVPGAAVDHPGPAGPGPAPAGSPGQLRGRDGA from the coding sequence GTGCGCCGGTTGACCCCCTCTGAGCTCGTCGCGGAACTCGACCGGCGGCAGCCCTTCTCGCCCGAGATCCGGGCGGCGGCCGAGGCCATCGTCGATGACGTCCGCCGCCGCGGCGACGAGGCGCTCTTGGAGTACACCCGCCGCTGGGACGCGCCCCACCTCACCCGGGACGAACTGGCCCTGCCGCCGGAGGCGCCCGCCCAGGCGCTGGCGGCCCTGCCCGCTTCCCTGCGGGAGGCTTTGGAGACGGCGGCCGCCCGCATCGCCGCCTACCACCGCCGGTTCGTCCCGGAGAGCACGGCGTGGACCGACGCGGCGGGCAACCGCCTGGGCCGGCTGGTGCAACCGCTGGACCGGGTGGGGATCTACGTCCCCGGCGGGCGCGCGGCCTACCCCTCCACCGTGCTGATGACGGCCATCCCCGCCCGGCTGGCGGGGGTGGGTGAGATCGTGCTGGCCACGCCGCCCCGGCCCGACGGTTCGATCCCCCCGGTGGTGCTGGCGGCGGCGGCGCTGGCCGGCGTGCACCGGGTCATCCGGGCCGGGGGTGCCCAGGCCGTGGCGGCCCTGGCCTATGGGACGGCGACGGTGCCGGCGGTGGACAAGATCGTGGGCCCGGGCAATGCCTACGTGACGGCGGCCAAGGCGGCGGTGGCCCACCGGGTGGGGATCGACTCCCTGGCGGGGCCCAGCGAGATCGTGGTCGTGGCCGACGACTCCGCCCATCCGGCCTGGGTGGCGGCGGACCTGCTGGCCCAGGCGGAGCACGACCCCCTGGCGGTGGTGGGCTGCCTGAGCCCCGTGCCGGAGCTGCTGGATGCTGTGGCGGCCGAGCTCGACCGGCGGCTGGAGGCGGCGCCGCGGGCCGCCATCGCCGCCGCGGCCCTGGAACGCGGGTTCCTGGTGGCCACCGCGAGCCTCGCCGAAGCCATCGATCTGGCGAGCCGGCTGGCGCCCGAGCACCTGAGCCTGCAGGTTCGCGACCCCGAGGCGTGGCTTCGCCGGGTGCGGGCGGCAGGAGCCGTGTTCCTGGGCCCCTTCGCGCCCGTGGCGGCGGGGGACTACGCGGCGGGGACGAACCACGTGCTGCCCACCGGCGGAGCGGCCCGGTTCCAGGGGGCCCTGAGCCCCGAGGCCTTCGTGCGCTGCATTCCCTTCTTCGCCGGCAGCCGCGAGGGCGTCGCCGCCTGGGCACCGGCCGCGCGGGTCCTGGCCGAGGCGGAGGGCCTGCCGGCCCATGCCGCCAGCATCCGGCTGCGGGAAGGGGACGAACCGGGAGCGCGGGAGGCGCCGGCCGGCACGGCGAGCCGCCCGCAGGGAGCCCCGGGTCCTGCCGCGGTCCGGCTGCCGGAACCACAGGATGCAGCCGTCGCGCCGCCGGCAGAACCCGGGACGCCAAAAGGCGCACGGGCCGGTGGCGCCGCCATCCGCCCGCAGGAAGGAGCGGCGCCCGCCGGGGCACCGGGCTACACCGTGGCGGACAGCCCGGCGCCCGTCAAGCTGGATGCCAACGAGGCCGAGCCGTGGCCTGCCGAGCTGCGGGAGGCCCTGGTCGCCGAAATGGGCCGGATCCTGGCCGGGGACGGACCGGCCCCCCACCGCTATCCCGCCCGCGCCCTGCGCCAGGCGGTGACGGCGCAGCTGGCTGCCTACGCCCGCGTGCCGGAGGAAGCGGTGGTCCTGGGCAACGGCTCCGACGAGCTGGTGCAGGCCGTGCTGGGGACCTTGGGCCGGCACTGCACCGCCGCCGTCGCCCCGTCCCCCACCTTCGGCTACTACGCCACGGCCGCAGCCGCAGCCGGGGTGCCGTACCGGCCGGTGCCGGTTCCTCCCGAGCGGGCCGTCACCTTGGACGACCTGGTGCCCGTCCTGGACGGGCTGCCGGGCGAGAAGCTGGTCTTCCTCTGCCGGCCCAACAACCCGACGGGTCTCAGCTGCGATGCGGACGTGGTGTGGGGGCTGTTGCAGCGGGGGGACACCTGGCTCGTGGTGGACGAGGCGTACGCCGAGTTCGCCGGCGAGTCGGTGCTGGACGCCTGGACGGTCGCGCCCGGCCCGGATGGGCCCGCCACGGCCGGTTCGGCCCCCCGCAGCTGCCGTGACGACGGTGGCCAAGCTCGCGGCCACGGCGTCCACGGCGACAGCAGCCACGGGGAGCCCCGCCTGGAGCGACTGGTCATCCTCCGCACCCTGTCCAAGGCCTTCGCCCTGGCCGGAGCGCGGGTGGGATACGCCGTGGCGGCACCGGCGGTGGCCTCCCGGCTGCGGCGGTGGCTGCAGCCCTACAACGTCAACACCTTCTCCCTGGTGGCGGCGCGGGTGGCCCTGGAGCACCGGGAGGTCTTCCGGCGCCGGGCGGAGGCGACCCGGCGCCGCCGGGACCGGCTCTTCGCCGCGTTAGGCCGGGTTCCCGGCATCACCCCCCTGCCCTCCCGGGGCAACTTCCTGCTCTTCCGGGTCGAACCGGCCGGCGCCGCCCGGCGCCTGCAGCAGGAGCTGGCGCAGCGGGGCATCGCCGTCCGGGCCTTCCCGTGGGAGCCGTCGCTGGACGGCTATCTGCGGGTCACCGTCGGGACGGAGGAGGAGAACCAGGCGTTCCTGACCGCGCTGGCGGAGCTGCAGGGCGGCGGCCAGGGCACCCCGGCCCCGCGGGCGGCCCAGCCGGGCGGTACCGGTGCGGGAGCCCGAGACGCGGGTCCGGGTCGGGAGCCCGTGCCGGGCGCGGCCGTCGATCACCCCGGGCCCGCCGGTCCCGGGCCGGCGCCCGCCGGTTCGCCCGGCCAGTTGAGAGGGAGGGATGGGGCATGA
- the hisG gene encoding ATP phosphoribosyltransferase has translation MTDGTLSPLAGSPARPLTLALPKGRMLPEVAALCARAGIAAAAPLAAGGDPTALLLDDAASGVRLLLVRPGDVWSYVAFGGADLGITGKDVLEEMAGDARPGRFDPPGAVELVDLRAGACRMAVAGPAAGAATWPWRRTQPGRLRVATKYPACARRALGGGPLEVEVIPLAGSVELAPLVGLADVIVDLVATGRTLRAHGLVEYEVLFSSTARLIANEASLRLREEAILPLVERLEKAAAAAPAPNPGTVVHDGTVRAGNAVPAGPRIAAGERSERPCAG, from the coding sequence TTGACGGACGGAACCCTGAGCCCCCTCGCGGGGAGCCCCGCTCGACCCCTCACCCTGGCGCTGCCCAAGGGCCGCATGTTGCCCGAGGTGGCGGCCCTGTGCGCCCGGGCCGGCATCGCCGCCGCGGCCCCGCTGGCCGCCGGCGGCGACCCGACGGCCCTGCTTTTGGACGACGCCGCCAGCGGCGTGCGGCTGCTGCTGGTTCGTCCGGGCGACGTGTGGAGTTACGTGGCCTTCGGCGGTGCCGACCTGGGCATCACCGGCAAGGACGTGTTGGAGGAGATGGCCGGCGACGCCCGCCCGGGCCGGTTCGACCCGCCCGGGGCGGTGGAACTGGTCGATCTGCGGGCCGGCGCCTGCCGCATGGCGGTGGCCGGACCGGCGGCCGGCGCCGCGACCTGGCCGTGGCGGCGCACCCAGCCGGGACGGCTGCGGGTGGCCACCAAGTACCCCGCCTGCGCCCGCCGCGCCCTGGGTGGCGGGCCGCTGGAGGTCGAGGTGATCCCCCTGGCGGGGTCGGTGGAACTGGCGCCGCTGGTGGGCCTGGCCGACGTGATCGTCGACCTGGTGGCCACGGGGCGGACCCTGCGGGCCCACGGGCTGGTGGAGTACGAGGTGCTCTTCTCCAGCACGGCGCGGCTGATCGCCAACGAGGCCAGCCTGCGCCTGCGGGAGGAGGCCATCCTGCCGCTGGTGGAGCGGCTGGAGAAGGCGGCCGCGGCCGCTCCGGCCCCCAACCCAGGTACGGTCGTCCACGACGGTACGGTCCGGGCCGGCAACGCCGTCCCGGCCGGGCCCAGGATCGCAGCCGGGGAAAGGAGCGAGCGGCCGTGCGCCGGTTGA
- a CDS encoding ATP phosphoribosyltransferase regulatory subunit, with protein MLQPAPLSNSDTAAGPTAPGSTASSAGAFHPAASGDAASGPTGSGGTSGPALPTGPALLADPALAGDRDEEARRRLASLFARWGYRRIRTPLWEEAGAELLGVFPETALCRFVDPAGRVLALRPDHTLAVARWAAPRFHGPDPWRLSYVDPVYRRDPRDGRFTAVTQAGVELLGAPAPAGDVEILGLVLDALDALELDSPGPDGAGIPARVAVGHAGVLQQFLAAAGLDEPATAAVLAAVARRDRVALRQELEAALGGAAAARAYRVLTGSFPLAEARQILAQVGGEAAAELAAVLEAAGRFFGPRAAARIRMEPGLVRDLQYYTGLVVEVFAGRFRIAAGGRYDELLARFGGRGPAVGVAFDLEAVVAAEAAAGDMAAMSAAVPAGGAGSLPAGDGNGRAPDGLPGVLRAGVPTGGPGRATIDYLVAGPVPSPAAGSGTSPGADAAADGTGPAGAISPDSGTRAAAPPAPADWPGAAERLWEEARRLRQQGASAVVMAGLASEDAALDAARRLGCLRLLWLDGTRRVLRMAWPVATTAAEKERLP; from the coding sequence ATGCTGCAGCCTGCCCCCCTGTCGAACTCCGATACCGCCGCCGGCCCCACCGCCCCGGGCTCGACCGCGTCCAGCGCCGGCGCCTTCCACCCGGCTGCGTCCGGTGATGCCGCGTCGGGCCCCACCGGGTCCGGCGGCACCTCCGGCCCCGCGCTGCCCACCGGCCCCGCCCTGCTCGCCGACCCGGCCCTGGCGGGCGACCGGGACGAGGAGGCCCGCCGCCGCCTGGCCTCCCTGTTTGCCCGCTGGGGGTACCGGCGCATCCGGACCCCCCTCTGGGAAGAAGCCGGCGCCGAGCTGCTCGGGGTGTTCCCCGAGACAGCCCTCTGCCGGTTCGTCGACCCCGCGGGCCGGGTGCTGGCCCTGCGGCCGGACCACACCCTGGCCGTCGCTCGCTGGGCGGCGCCCCGGTTCCACGGCCCCGATCCCTGGCGGCTGTCCTACGTCGACCCCGTCTACCGCCGCGATCCGCGGGACGGGCGGTTCACCGCCGTCACCCAGGCGGGGGTCGAGCTCCTGGGCGCCCCGGCGCCCGCAGGCGACGTGGAGATCCTGGGGCTGGTGCTAGACGCTCTGGACGCCCTGGAGCTCGACAGCCCGGGGCCTGACGGCGCGGGGATCCCGGCCCGGGTGGCGGTGGGGCACGCCGGGGTGCTGCAGCAGTTCCTGGCAGCCGCCGGACTGGACGAACCGGCCACGGCCGCCGTCCTGGCCGCCGTGGCCCGGCGGGACCGCGTCGCCCTGCGCCAGGAGCTGGAAGCCGCCCTGGGCGGGGCGGCGGCCGCCCGCGCCTACCGGGTGCTGACGGGCAGCTTCCCCCTGGCGGAGGCTCGGCAAATCCTGGCCCAGGTGGGCGGTGAGGCGGCCGCCGAGCTGGCCGCGGTCCTGGAGGCGGCCGGCCGCTTCTTCGGGCCGCGGGCAGCCGCACGGATCCGGATGGAACCGGGCCTGGTCCGCGACCTGCAGTACTACACGGGCCTGGTGGTGGAGGTCTTCGCGGGGCGGTTCCGCATCGCCGCGGGCGGCCGCTACGACGAGCTGCTGGCGCGGTTCGGCGGACGGGGGCCGGCCGTGGGGGTGGCGTTCGATCTGGAGGCGGTGGTCGCCGCGGAGGCGGCCGCCGGCGACATGGCCGCCATGTCGGCAGCGGTGCCGGCCGGCGGGGCCGGGTCCCTGCCCGCCGGGGACGGCAACGGCAGGGCGCCGGACGGCCTGCCCGGCGTCCTCAGGGCCGGTGTCCCGACCGGCGGCCCGGGGCGGGCGACCATCGACTACCTGGTCGCCGGGCCCGTCCCCTCGCCGGCTGCCGGGTCCGGGACGTCACCGGGCGCGGATGCCGCGGCTGATGGCACCGGCCCGGCCGGTGCCATCAGCCCGGATTCCGGCACCCGGGCCGCCGCGCCCCCCGCCCCGGCCGACTGGCCGGGCGCGGCGGAGCGCCTCTGGGAGGAAGCCCGCCGGCTCCGGCAGCAGGGCGCTTCGGCGGTGGTCATGGCCGGGCTGGCCTCGGAAGACGCCGCCCTGGACGCCGCCCGGCGGCTGGGCTGCCTGCGCCTGCTCTGGCTGGACGGTACGCGGCGCGTCCTGCGGATGGCCTGGCCAGTGGCGACCACCGCCGCGGAAAAGGAGCGGTTGCCTTGA
- the solA gene encoding N-methyl-L-tryptophan oxidase, with product MYDVIVVGLGGMGGAIAYHLARRGRRVLGLDRLAPPHDAGSSHGQSRIIRQAYFEDPAYVPLLLRAYELWEALERDAGETLLVKTGGLMIGTPDSDIVAGSTESARRHGLKYRMLSPEDVGRWFPAFRLEPHEVAVYEEEAGVLFPEKAVAAHLRLARAAGAELRLNEPVESWVAGPSSVSVRTPAGRYQAERLVLAAGAWNPRLLGAPFPLEVERQVSLWFRPAERPDWFEKNFPVFIWDRGAEPALYGLPGLHGEGIKVGLHHGGQLGDPDRLSRQVGEDDIEPVRRLLARRIPLLDPDPVRGAVCLYTNTPDRHFLVGVHPDHPAVVLAAGFSGHGFKFCPVIGEAVADLVEGKERRDLALFDPGRFRPARGRA from the coding sequence GTGTACGACGTCATCGTGGTGGGGCTGGGCGGCATGGGCGGTGCCATCGCGTACCACCTGGCCCGCCGGGGGCGGCGGGTGTTGGGGCTGGACCGGCTGGCGCCACCCCACGACGCCGGTTCGTCCCACGGCCAGAGCCGGATCATCCGCCAGGCCTACTTCGAAGACCCGGCCTACGTGCCGCTGCTCCTGCGGGCGTACGAGCTCTGGGAGGCCCTGGAGCGGGACGCCGGTGAGACCTTGCTGGTCAAGACCGGGGGCCTGATGATCGGCACCCCCGATTCGGACATCGTGGCGGGGAGCACGGAGAGCGCCCGGCGCCACGGGCTGAAGTACAGGATGCTCAGCCCCGAGGATGTGGGTCGCTGGTTCCCGGCCTTCCGCCTCGAACCCCACGAGGTGGCGGTGTACGAGGAGGAGGCGGGGGTCCTCTTCCCGGAGAAGGCGGTGGCGGCGCACCTTCGCCTGGCGCGGGCGGCGGGCGCCGAGCTGCGGCTCAACGAGCCGGTGGAATCCTGGGTGGCCGGCCCGTCGTCGGTCTCGGTGCGGACGCCGGCCGGACGCTACCAGGCGGAGCGGCTGGTGCTGGCGGCGGGGGCGTGGAACCCGCGGCTTTTGGGGGCGCCCTTCCCGCTGGAGGTGGAGCGGCAGGTCAGCCTCTGGTTCCGGCCCGCGGAGCGCCCCGACTGGTTTGAGAAGAACTTTCCCGTCTTCATCTGGGATCGCGGCGCGGAGCCCGCCCTCTACGGCCTGCCCGGCCTGCATGGCGAGGGCATCAAGGTGGGCCTGCACCACGGCGGGCAGCTGGGCGATCCCGACCGCCTGTCCCGCCAGGTGGGGGAGGACGACATCGAGCCCGTCCGCCGGCTGCTGGCCCGGCGGATCCCGCTGCTGGATCCGGATCCCGTCCGGGGAGCGGTCTGCCTTTACACCAACACGCCGGACCGCCACTTCCTGGTCGGTGTCCACCCGGACCACCCGGCCGTGGTGCTGGCGGCCGGCTTCTCCGGCCACGGCTTCAAGTTCTGCCCGGTGATCGGCGAGGCCGTGGCCGACCTGGTGGAGGGCAAGGAGCGCCGGGATTTGGCGCTCTTCGATCCGGGGCGGTTCCGGCCGGCCCGGGGGAGGGCATAG
- a CDS encoding DMT family transporter, protein MGARGIAYVLAAASLWGTLGIVARLAYAGGAGPGEVVFFRAAIAFGLALLVAWRQGVPLGVPRRQWPLLGAYGTVSVGLFYLSYFWAVRLLPVAVAAVLLYTAPVFVAVLARLLLGEPLGPRRVLALAVAVAGVVLVSAPDPAAGITWTGVAAGLLAGLTYALYSIFGKLALRDLDPAAVVVYTLGIGALVLLAALPPGRLLAIQWPPAVWGWVVLLGVGPTFLAYRLYTAGLQWVPASTAAIVATVEPVVAAGLGWLVLGEALTAGQGAGAALVLLAGLLAQEGAARKEAERPCPSAG, encoded by the coding sequence GTGGGCGCCCGGGGGATCGCGTACGTGCTGGCGGCGGCCTCCCTGTGGGGCACGCTGGGCATCGTCGCCCGGCTGGCGTACGCCGGCGGGGCGGGGCCCGGCGAGGTGGTGTTCTTCCGGGCCGCCATCGCCTTCGGTCTGGCGCTGCTGGTGGCGTGGCGGCAGGGCGTGCCCCTGGGCGTGCCGCGCCGGCAGTGGCCGCTTTTGGGGGCCTACGGCACCGTCAGCGTGGGCCTGTTCTACCTGAGCTACTTCTGGGCGGTGCGGCTCTTGCCCGTGGCGGTGGCGGCGGTGCTGCTGTACACCGCGCCGGTGTTCGTGGCGGTGCTGGCGCGGCTGTTGCTGGGCGAGCCCCTGGGGCCGCGGCGGGTGCTGGCCCTGGCGGTGGCCGTGGCCGGGGTGGTGCTGGTCAGCGCCCCCGACCCCGCCGCCGGCATCACCTGGACCGGCGTGGCCGCGGGGCTGCTGGCCGGGCTGACGTACGCCCTCTACAGCATCTTCGGCAAGTTGGCGCTGCGGGACCTGGATCCGGCGGCGGTGGTGGTCTACACCCTGGGCATCGGCGCCCTGGTGCTGCTGGCCGCCCTGCCCCCCGGCCGCCTGCTGGCCATCCAGTGGCCGCCGGCGGTGTGGGGGTGGGTGGTGCTGCTCGGCGTGGGACCCACCTTCCTCGCCTACCGGCTGTACACCGCCGGGCTGCAGTGGGTGCCGGCGTCCACCGCTGCCATCGTGGCGACGGTCGAACCGGTGGTGGCGGCCGGCCTGGGCTGGCTGGTGCTGGGCGAGGCCTTGACGGCGGGCCAGGGAGCCGGGGCGGCGCTGGTCCTGCTGGCCGGCCTGCTGGCCCAGGAGGGGGCCGCAAGGAAGGAGGCGGAGCGGCCGTGCCCGTCCGCTGGTTGA
- a CDS encoding ornithine cyclodeaminase family protein, with amino-acid sequence MPVRWLSAADVERCLPMAAAVDAMAEAFTAVSAGRVAMPLRLGVEAPAAGGTTLFMPAHDPGLGYTVLKMVSVYPGNPARGLPAINGMVILVDGATGQPVAVMDGAALTALRTGAASGAATRALAREDAAVLAVLGAGAQAPYQALAVCAVRPIRQVRIYNRTRARAEALARSLAGRLGAGVEVVVAESPAEAARGADVICTATSSTEPLLDAGYVAPGTHVNTVGSFRPAMRELGRDLVARARPVFVDQVQAAREEAGELIDALQAGVLGPGDLVELGQVLAGARPGRVDPEQITLFKSCGLAAQDLYAAARVWERARELGVGQDVEL; translated from the coding sequence GTGCCCGTCCGCTGGTTGAGCGCTGCCGACGTGGAACGCTGCCTGCCCATGGCCGCGGCCGTCGACGCCATGGCCGAGGCCTTTACGGCCGTCAGCGCGGGCCGGGTCGCCATGCCCCTGCGGCTGGGCGTGGAGGCCCCGGCGGCGGGCGGTACGACACTGTTCATGCCCGCCCACGATCCCGGGCTCGGCTACACCGTGCTGAAGATGGTATCGGTCTACCCCGGCAACCCCGCCCGCGGGTTGCCGGCCATCAACGGGATGGTGATCCTGGTCGACGGCGCCACCGGGCAGCCCGTGGCCGTCATGGACGGGGCCGCCCTGACCGCGCTGCGTACCGGGGCGGCCAGTGGCGCCGCCACCCGGGCCCTGGCCCGGGAGGATGCGGCCGTGCTGGCCGTGCTGGGGGCCGGAGCCCAGGCGCCTTACCAGGCGCTGGCCGTCTGTGCCGTGCGGCCCATCCGCCAGGTGCGGATCTACAACCGGACCCGGGCGCGGGCCGAGGCCCTGGCCCGATCCCTGGCGGGGCGCCTCGGGGCCGGCGTCGAGGTGGTCGTGGCGGAAAGTCCCGCCGAGGCGGCCCGGGGTGCCGACGTGATCTGCACGGCCACGTCCAGCACCGAGCCGCTGCTGGACGCGGGCTACGTGGCCCCGGGCACCCACGTCAACACCGTCGGCAGCTTCCGGCCGGCCATGCGGGAGCTGGGCCGGGACCTGGTGGCCCGGGCGCGGCCGGTGTTCGTGGACCAGGTGCAGGCGGCCCGCGAGGAGGCGGGCGAGCTGATCGACGCCCTCCAGGCCGGCGTGCTCGGCCCGGGGGACCTGGTGGAACTCGGCCAGGTGCTGGCCGGCGCCCGGCCCGGCCGGGTGGACCCGGAGCAGATCACCCTGTTCAAGAGCTGCGGCCTGGCCGCCCAGGACCTGTACGCCGCCGCCCGGGTCTGGGAGCGGGCGCGGGAACTGGGCGTGGGGCAGGACGTCGAGCTGTAG
- a CDS encoding DMT family transporter, giving the protein MHPLAPLLALAGAVLAISFSSILIRYSQAPSAVIAFYRMALTTLLLLPWAWREAGRVRRLPRRLLGASVLSGILLAGHFLTWIASLRYTSVTASVLLVTSHPLYVMAADAWLLRERVPTRRLLGAMLALTGVAVVTFAGAGAGDLVAGGRALYGNFLAVAGSWFFAGYILIGRRVRQVLPVMPYTTLVYGVAAAVIAVGLALTGTPFGPHPWREMLLFVALAVVPTLGGHTVLNWALEYVPASVVSVSILGEPVGASLLAWLLLGEAPTGVELAGGALTLAGLFVATQAAAREAAPAAAGAGQSERQDPHAGPSPAG; this is encoded by the coding sequence GTGCACCCGCTGGCGCCCTTGCTGGCCTTGGCCGGGGCCGTGCTGGCCATCTCCTTCTCATCCATCTTGATCCGCTACTCCCAGGCGCCCAGTGCGGTGATCGCCTTCTACCGCATGGCCCTGACCACCCTGCTGCTCTTGCCCTGGGCCTGGCGGGAGGCCGGCCGCGTCCGGCGGCTGCCCCGGCGCCTGCTGGGGGCCAGCGTGCTCAGCGGCATCCTGCTGGCCGGCCACTTCCTGACCTGGATCGCCTCCCTGCGTTACACGTCCGTCACCGCGTCGGTGTTGCTGGTGACGTCCCACCCGCTGTACGTCATGGCGGCCGACGCCTGGCTCCTGCGGGAGCGGGTGCCCACCCGGCGGCTTCTGGGCGCGATGCTGGCCTTGACGGGCGTGGCCGTGGTGACCTTCGCCGGGGCCGGTGCGGGGGACCTGGTGGCCGGCGGGCGAGCGCTGTACGGGAACTTCCTGGCCGTGGCGGGGTCCTGGTTCTTCGCCGGGTACATCCTGATCGGACGGCGGGTGCGGCAGGTGCTGCCGGTGATGCCGTACACCACCCTGGTGTACGGGGTCGCCGCGGCGGTCATCGCCGTGGGGCTGGCGCTGACGGGCACGCCCTTCGGCCCGCACCCGTGGCGGGAGATGCTGCTGTTCGTGGCGCTGGCGGTGGTGCCCACCCTGGGCGGCCACACGGTGCTGAACTGGGCCCTTGAATACGTCCCGGCCAGCGTGGTGTCGGTGTCCATCCTCGGCGAGCCGGTGGGCGCGTCGCTGCTGGCCTGGCTGCTGCTGGGGGAGGCGCCCACGGGGGTCGAACTGGCCGGCGGCGCGCTGACCCTGGCGGGCCTGTTCGTCGCCACCCAGGCAGCCGCGCGGGAGGCGGCGCCGGCCGCCGCCGGAGCGGGCCAGTCCGAGCGGCAGGATCCCCACGCCGGGCCGTCGCCGGCGGGTTAG
- a CDS encoding YerC/YecD family TrpR-related protein — translation MAYQSRLQHPRVDRLFEAILSLENVEECYRFFEDLCTVGEIQSLALRFEVAQRLARGQTYDQIQRETGMSSATISRINRFLHYGADGYRLVLERLARRQQAGQASPPHPVEPNEPRAGEPAPYEARERP, via the coding sequence GTGGCTTACCAGTCGCGCCTGCAACACCCCCGCGTCGACCGCCTGTTCGAAGCCATCCTCTCCCTGGAGAACGTCGAGGAGTGCTACCGCTTCTTCGAGGACCTCTGCACCGTCGGCGAGATCCAGTCCCTGGCCCTGCGCTTCGAGGTGGCCCAGCGGCTCGCCCGCGGCCAGACCTACGACCAGATCCAGCGGGAGACGGGCATGAGCTCGGCCACCATCAGCCGCATCAACCGGTTCCTCCACTACGGCGCCGACGGCTACCGGCTGGTGCTGGAGCGCCTGGCCCGGCGGCAGCAGGCCGGGCAGGCGTCGCCGCCTCACCCGGTTGAACCCAACGAGCCCCGGGCCGGCGAGCCGGCGCCGTACGAGGCCCGGGAGCGGCCGTAG
- a CDS encoding Fur family transcriptional regulator — translation MALAMDEFRRLLADRGYRVTAQRLAIYELLQENARRSYHPSAEELYQQARERFPMISPATVYNTLELLVELGLASQLGFPGDVQRYDGNPHAHANVQCVDCKAIFDVDAEALEDIGQRVAERSDFVILGQRFEFYGICPQCQARRAREETQARPQAGDAGAATGSAAG, via the coding sequence ATGGCCCTGGCCATGGACGAATTCCGCCGGCTCCTGGCCGACCGCGGTTACCGGGTGACGGCCCAGCGCTTGGCCATCTACGAGCTGCTCCAGGAGAACGCGCGCCGGTCCTATCATCCAAGCGCCGAGGAACTCTACCAGCAGGCGCGGGAGCGGTTCCCCATGATCAGCCCGGCGACGGTGTACAACACCCTGGAGCTGCTGGTGGAGCTTGGCCTGGCCAGCCAGCTGGGTTTCCCCGGAGACGTCCAGCGGTACGACGGCAATCCCCACGCCCACGCCAACGTCCAGTGCGTCGACTGCAAGGCGATCTTCGACGTCGACGCCGAGGCGCTTGAGGACATCGGCCAGCGGGTGGCAGAGCGGTCCGACTTCGTCATCCTGGGCCAGCGGTTCGAATTCTACGGCATCTGCCCGCAGTGCCAGGCGCGGCGGGCCCGCGAGGAAACCCAGGCCCGGCCGCAAGCGGGCGATGCCGGCGCCGCCACCGGGTCGGCGGCGGGCTAG